Genomic segment of Paenibacillus sp. FSL R5-0623:
CGCAAGGAAAAAGGCATCCAGGTTCATTCGGATTCCGACACATAGATTCCTGCAAAGAACAGGGAGTAACAGAAGGCTGATCCACTCAGGTAGATGCAGACAGACAACCATTTATCGAATGTTGCCTGTTCGCCCGGTTCATTCCACCGGAAACGTCATATGTTAGGGTATACCTGATGAAGAGGAGGCAATCACATGAGCGAAGTAGGATATGGCTGTGGTGGCAACGTAGGCGGAGTAGGCGGCGTTGGCGGATACAATATGTTCACAAACACTGGTGCAATCTTGGTACTGTTCATTCTGTTGGTTATCATCACAAAAGCATTCTGCGTGTAATCCAACATGATTGAATCGGAATAGACAAAAGGGAAGCCGATTACGGCTTCCCTTTTGTCATATGCCAACCTATGAGTTGGTTATTCAAGCTACTTCCTGTTTGTTGCTTCGTATCCATCCTGTGTGCTGAGTACAATGAACAGATAGGCTTGTTACACCATTACTGTACATAAATTTCAACGATAGCAATATCTCTTTCTTTCGCTAAATCGATAAAGGCTGTAGAGGTCTGAACGAGTGGTCGGAAATAATCCGCAGGATTATTCATGACAATGAGTCCCGTCTGACCCGTGGTGAGCAGAACCCTTTTACCGATAAAATTAGGTAGCATATGCTTGATCAGTTCCTGCGTTGCTTCAGCATTTAACTGACCGAAGCTGAGACTGTACAGTTCACACAGAACAGAGATCAGTTCCTGTTTGGTCTGGTACACCCGATTTGTCGTCATGGCGCTGTAAACGTCTGCTACAGCAGTTATACGGGCATATGGGTGGATCTCGTCCCCTCGAAGTCCATGAGGATAACCACTTCCATCCTCGCGCTCATGATGCTGAAGTGCAACCGTTGCCAGAATTTCATCCTGCGTGGATTCTTTAATGATATCGTATCCATAGAATGTGTGTTTCTTCATTTCGTCAAATTCTTCCGTGGTCAATTTACCAGGTTTATGTAAAATCTCAGAAGGAATCTTGGACTTGCCGATATCATGAAGATATCCTGCTTTGGCTACCGTTAGACATTCCTCGGGGTTGTAACCCATCCAGCCGGCGATATAAAAAGCGAGCATTCCGACTTGCAATGAATGGTTGTACGTATAATCGCTTTCCCCGTCCAGCATAAGCAACAAGGAGACAACATCTTTTTGTTTTTCCAACTGTTCTGTTAGGGTAAACAAAATTTCATCGACCTGTGTCTCATCAATAAAACCCTTCTCCATCGCTTGTTGAAATAGAGATTCAGTACCTTTGATCGTATCGTTAAACAAGTTAGTTAACAGACGGGTCTGATCTGAAGGTAAGGTTTGTGCATCAGAGTGTAGGTCGGATGGTGTGTGTTCTACATCTGCGTACTCGATTCCATGTTGCAACAGTTTGGATAGGTCATCTTCACTGAGGGTGGAACCTTTCATCAGCATGTGGAGACCCGAACTGTTGTATACATCATTTTTTAACAGGTCACCCGGTTTAAGATCAGTAACATGCACTCTCACGTATAAACCACCTTTTCTCGACTAATATCGACACATATAATTATAATAACAAGAAAAAAATGGGTTGACAACGACTTATTTACTATTAACCCACTCTATCTAAAAGGTGTAAAGGCTCATTATTTAGTTCTCCATGGGGTTCCATGGTCCTAATTGATGTCCCTTCCATTCAGATCCATCTTCCCAAATTTCCTTTTTCCAGATCGGAACGGTCTGTTTGAGTCTCTCTATGGCGTAACGGCTTGCATCATAACAGTCGTTGCGATGAGGCGAGGAAACGGCAATGACTACACTAATCTCTGCCACATCTACTTTGCCAATTCGGTGACTGATTGCACATAACACACCAGGCCAGCGATCGGAGATTTCCACACCAATGGCTGCCATCTGAGAAAGAGCCATCGGCACATAGGCCTCGTATTCAAGATGGACGGTGCGCTGTTCACCGGTCATTTCACGAGTCGTACCTACAAAAGTAAGAGCTGCCCCGTGATTCGGGGTAATCACTAGTGCCGTTGTTGCTTCCACGGACAAAGTGGATTCTGTAATTAGAAATAAGCCATCTTCAGTCCGATGCTCTGGAACGGTAGAGCGAAGCTGTTCATCGGATATATCCGTACCATCGCCTCCAGAGACGGGAGGGATCAACGCAAGTTCATCTTCTGAGCTAAGTATAGTATCGGCAGGAGCGTACTGCTGGTTAACTGCCAAAAAGGATGTCCTTATCTGAGAAGCTGCCTCTGGGTAGGCCAGACTCAGTCTTTCTTTTAAATCGGCAGCGGTTGGAATGTCTCCAATGTACTCAAACTCCAGAAGGGATGTATTTAAACGTTCTGCAATGCCTGCAAATAGTTGAATTGTCAATTTCATAGATATGACTCACCTCTTTTTGATCTCTAAACCCTATAAATATATCATAACGACGCGGAAAATGTTATGCTTATCCATTAGAAGAATGAACGTTTATTGAAGAGCAGGGGAGGCGGTGTGATGAGCACCAGGGAGAAGCAAACGTTAACGATTCTGCACACCAACGACATTCATAGCCACTTCGGCTCCATGAGCACCATCGCCGCTATGATCAATGAGGAACGTGACCAAGGTGGCAACTTCCTTGTATTGGATATCGGCGATCATATGGACCGGATGGCCGTTGAAACAGAGGGAACACTGGGTACGGCTAATGTTGATGTTATTAACCTGACGGGCTACGATGCCATTACAATCGGTAACAATGAAGGACTAACCTTTACGCCAGATCAGCTCTCACAGTCCTACGCTGGACTTCTGTGTCCTGTGGTATGCGGCAATGTTGTGGAGCAAGATACTGGACTTGCGCCAGTGTGGATGAAACCTTCTCTGATTGTGGAGAAAGGTCCATTTCGCGTTGGTCTGCTGGGGGCAACGGCCCCTTTTACCACGTTTTACGAATTGCTCGGGTGGGATGTTCTGGACCCTGTGGAGTCATTAAGAGCTCAAGTGGAAGCATTACGTGATGAAGTGGATGTGGTGGTTATTCTTTCACATCTGGGACTTTCGACAGATCGTAGACTGGCGGAGCAGATTACTGGAATCGATGTTATTCTCGGTGGACATACCCATCATGTTCTCGAAGAACCCTTAGTCATTGGTCAGACCGTGCTGGGTGGGGCTGGAAAATTTGGCCAATGGCTTGGGAAAGTGGTTCTGGAACGAACAAGTGTGGGAGAACCTTTCCAACTGGTAAGTAGCGGTTGTATGGCTGCCAAGAGTATATTACTGGATGATCAGGTTGCGCTGGCAATCGCTACGAATCGTACGGAAGCCGAAAGGACACTCAATCAGACGGCAGTGATAACGGATCGGGTGCTGCCAATCGCGTATGATCGGGAATCCCCGTTTGCAACATTGCTTGCACAAGCTGTCCGCCAATTCACGGGGGCACAGCTGTCTCTGGTGAATGCAGGTCAGCTTCTCGGAGAGCTTCCACAAGGGAATATTACAAAAGGAATGTTGCATTCCCTATGTCCATCTCCTATAAATGCTTGTACAATATGCTTGAGTGGAAGTCATATTCGTGAAGCACTTGAGCAGTCCTTGTTGGACGAGTTTTCAGGTAAGCCCATTGTGGGATTTGGTTTTCGTGGTCATATTCTAGGCACGTTATGTATGGACGGAATGGAAGTTCAATACAATCCAGATGCGCCAGCCTATGAGAAGATCCAGGCCATATCCATCAATGGGGAGCCTATGGACGAACAATGTGAGTATATTGTTGGGACACTGGACATGTTTACGTTCAATGTGGGGTATCCTCCTCTTGCTCATGCAACCCGTACGCTCTATCATCTTCCGGAATTCATACGCGATTTGCTGGAAACGGAAATAAAACGACCAGGGGCTCTGGACGACAGCCTGCGAGCCCGCTGGTGTCAAAGCTAAATTTAAAGTACTTGCCTTCTGCTGAAGCGGCGGCTAGTGGTAATTACATCTACGGAGCGGGAGAGGATAGGCTGTGCGTTTAGTACATATAAACTTATTGCAGCCTGGCATGAAGCTGGGGAAACGTATTTATAGTGAAGAAGGCCTTGTATTACTTAGTGAGGATGTAGAGCTGACGAGCCGACTGATTGGGCGTCTCAAGGATCTCGGGGTCGGTTATGTGTATATCAAAGATGCTGCGACCGAGGATATCATTGTTCCAGATATGTTGCAGGAAGAGACCCGAAGGAAGGCACTGGTAGAGATCAAGCAGCAATTTCAGAGCATGTCGGGAATGAAAACGAAGAATCGGATTCCTCATTTCGGTAAAGCGCTTAGTGGTGTGATGAATACCATTCTGGAGGACATCGGCAGCCAAAAGGAAGCCATGATTATGCTGATGGACATGAACTCCAGTGATTTTGACCTGTATAATCATTCGCTGAATGTATGTGTGTATACACTGGTTCTTGGTGTCGCTTCGGGTTACACACGCCAGCAATTAATGGAGATTGGTCTGGGTGCCTTATTGCATGATATCGGCAAAACACAGATTACACCAGAAATTTTGCATAAACCCTCCAGATTGAGTGATGAGGAATTCAAAATCATTCAGCAGCACACTACATATGGACACCGTATTCTCAAAGATGAACCAGGTATACCGCTTCTATCCGCGCATTGTGCATTGCAGCACCATGAACGAATTGATGGAAGTGGATATCCCTTTGGTTTGAAAGACAAGGAAATTCATGAATATGCCAAATGGATTGCGCTTGCTGATTCGTATGATGCCATGACAACGAATCGGGTGTACAAGCAAGCCTTGCTGCCGCATCAGGCAGTAGAGGTGTTGTATACAGGATCAGGAACCCTCTATGAACAACGGATGCTGGAGAAGTTCAGGGATTGTGTCGCGATATACCCATTAGGTATTTCAGTCAAGCTCAGTACGGGAGAGGTTGGGGTAGTTGCATCAATTCATTCACGTGTTCCTCAACGTCCACTTATCCGTGTTATTAAAGATGCCGACGGCCAGACCTTATCTTCGCCCTACGAAATTAACCTGTCTACAGCACTGTCTGTGATGATCACAGGTGTAGAGGGTGTGGAGGATATACCTTCAGCGGCTCAAAGTGAACAGGTGGAAAGCTGAACTACTTGAAAGATGATTAGCGCTCATGTCGTAATATCCGGGCCGTTTCGTAATTGGCCCAGAGTTGCCTGAGCGTTTTTTTGTCATGTAATGGACAGGGTCTACGTATGCCGGAGCATTCAAAATTGTGCTATGATAAAAGATAACTCCAAAAAGAGAAACACAAGGTATGATGTAAATTAAACTTTTTAGGTTAATAAAAGGAATAAGGTGAAGAACAATGACCATGCTAAACTCAGGATCGGTACAACCGATGCCTTTATCGCCAACGAATGATCCGTGGGATCCGATCGGCTCTCTGCGTACATATGGACGCCATGTGCTGACCAGTGTAGAAATGACCGTGACACATCTGTGCAATATGAGGTGTGAGCATTGTGCCGTGGGAGATATGCTTACGATGCGTGAGGCGCCGGCTCTTCCGCTCCCTCTGATGCTGAAACGATTGGATGAAGTGGAGCATCTGCAGACGATTAGTCTGACGGGTGGCGAGCCAAGCTTTAGCCAAAAAACAGTGGATGAGATGATTATCCCGCTGCTCAAATATGCCAAGGAACGTGGAATTCGTTCCCAGATCAATTCGAATCTAACGCTGGATATCAGCCGGTATGAGCAACTTTTACCTTATCTGGACGTTATGCATATCTCATTCAACTATCTGAATGCAGATGATTTCCATCAAGTTGGATTTGCGAATAGTGGCAGACCTGTGAAACGTGAAGTAGCGGTGAAAATGTATGAGAAAATGATTGAAAATTCACGCAAACTGAGTGAAGCAGGCATGTTTATCTCTGCGGAATCAATGATTAACTTCCGTACGCACGACAAGCTGGATGGTATTCATCAATTGATTCGTGAGATGGGCTGTGTCCGTCATGAAGTGCATCCGATGTATAATTCGAACTTTGCTTCGTCACTGCCCGTGTTATCACTGGATCATATGAGAGCAGCGATTCATCGTTTGCTTGATGTGCGTGACAAAGATATGTGGATGTTATTCGGGACCCTGCCATTCTTCGCGTGCAGTGCAGCAGAGCAGGATCGGGAACTGATCAACCGTTTATACAGCGAACCAAATGTGACGGTACGTAACGATCCGGACGGACGTAACCGCGTTAACGTTAACATGTTCACGGGTAATGTGTATGTGACGGATTTTGCGGATATCCCGGCGTTTGGCAACATTCGTGATCGGAAACTGGATGATGTGTTCCATGAATGGTCAGCTGAACATCCGTTGAATCAAACGGTCAATTGCCATTGCGATATTGCATCCTGTTGCGGACCAAACCTGCTAGTGGCAGATATGTATTACAAGGGTGTGGATTTCAAATCGAGAAAGGCTATCACACGTTGATATTCCAGGTGTATTCCTGAAATAGATAGAAAAGGGGAGTTTCAACTTGGATATTCATACTGAATTTCATCTTGGACAGCTGGTATTTAATCTGGTCTGTGTCTTTTTGCTCGTATTTTTGAATGGCGTATTTGTTGCAGCGGAATTTTCCCTTGTGAAAGTAAGGCAGACACGCTTAACTCAATTGCAGAGTGAAGGAAACCGTTTGGCTGGTTATGCACTGAAGGTGAATAGTAAACTGGATTCCTATCTATCGGCAACTCAGTTCGGGATTACATTAACATCACTTGGACTCGGGTGGCTGGGAGAACCAGCCATCTCTGAATTGCTCGTTGAGCCTCTCATGTTTAAACTTGGTGTAGGAGATACAGGGCTTATTTCGACCGTGTCGGTCATTATCGGTTTCTGTATCATTACGTTTCTGCATATTGTGTTGGGTGAGCTTGCGCCTAAATCGTTGGCAATTCAAAAAACAGACGGAGTGGCATTGTTTTTATCTGCACCTTTGCTGTTGTTCTACAAAATCTTCTTCCCGTTCATCTGGGTACTGAATGTATCGGCCAATGCATTGCTGCGTTTGGCAGGTATCGAACCTGCCAGTGAAGGAGAAGCTCACTCGGAAGATGAACTTCGAATTCTGATGAAGCAGAGTGCCAAAAGTGGTGTCATCGATAAAGATGAGATCAAACTGATGGACAACATCTTTGATTTCTCCGATATGCTGGCACGTGAAGTGATGCTGCCACGTACAGATATGGATTGTCTGTACACGCATATGTCTTTGGAAGAGAATCTGGAGATCATTAATGCAACCAAACATTCCCGGTATCCCGTAGCAGTAGAAGACAAGGATGAGATCATTGGATTCATACACATCACCGATCTGTTGCTGGCTAAACCGGAGCAACAACATGATCTGGCTTCACTTATTCGTCCAATCTTAAACGTTCCTGAATCCATGGAAATCAGCCATGTGCTGCGTCTGATGCAGAAGAAACATTCTCAGATGACGCTGGTTGTGGATGAATATGGCGGCACAGCTGGATTGCTGACTGCGGAAGAAATTCTGGAAGAGATCGTTGGAGATTTGTATGACGAGTTTGAGGATGAGCGTCCGCATATGGAACGCAGTGGTGATTCGTTTTCCATTGATGGTCGTTCGCTTATTGAAGAAGTTCATAAGTGGACCGGAGCCATCATTGAGGATGAAGAAGTGGATACCATTGGCGGATGGCTGTTTAAAGAGCTTGGAGGTAGTCCAGCCAAGGGCAAAACTCGGGAGCTGAATGGATACGTCTTTGAAGTGGAGGAGTCCACTCGTTTGCGAATTACCCGAGTTCGAGTGTACAAACAATCTGTTCCTCAAGACATGAATTCGGAAGAAAAACCAGTAGAATAGATTTTGTAGTAACATGTTACTCATTTTACGAAATACAGACCTTTGGAAGTGCCGTAAGAGGTGCTTCCAAAGGTCTTTTTTGATTGAGAGTGAAGTTGGCATGAGAAATTCCTTTATGAAGTTTGGATAAATGGGGATTAACCTGTAGAACTGAAACATATACATGTAGAGACGGGAAGCAATGGTTTGAATGGTATGGGGAATGCACGTAAACATCGTTGAAGGAGGCGTTTCGAGTGAAGGATCCACAGCTTCGAGCCTATGCTCCTTTTGTGGGGCCGTTTGATCCTTGCAAACCGATGGAAATCCGCACGTATCTAGTTCCACCGCAGTTGTTTATACCTTTCCAGCCCATGGGTTGGCCGCAATACAGTCCGGCAGAAGCGTTAAGACTGGGAACATTATGGCCTGCATTATATAGCCCTTACACATCCAAGAAATCAAAGGAGAGGAAGGTGGAGGCAGATGGAACCTGAAGCACCGAAAGCCTGTGATGCAAAATACTACGAGTTGCTGGAAGAACTTCAGGCGCTGGACTTCGTGTTAGTGGAACTGAATCTATACCTGGATACCCATCCAGGTGATTTCCAAAGCATTGAGCAGTACAACAAGTTCAGCCAGGAGCGAATGCGGGTAGCTCATGAGTTCCAACAGCTGTATGGACCGCTGATGAATTTTGGTCATGCCTTCTCGAAATATCCGTGGGAGTGGTCCCAGACACCATGGCCTTGGCAGGTATAAAAGTTAAAGGAGGAGTCTTGCAATGTGGGTATACGAGAAAAAGTTACAATATCCCGTTCGAGTGAGTAAATGTGACCCTCATATGGCCAAATTACTGATGGAACAGTATGGTGGAGCAGACGGGGAATTGGCAGCTGCCCTGCGGTATCTGAACCAGCGTTATACGATTCCAGACAAAATTATCGGCCTGTTAAACGACATTGGAACAGAAGAATTTGCTCATTTAGAGATGATTGCCACGATGATCTATAAGCTCACCAAAGATGCTACAGTGGAGCAGCTGGAGCAAGCTGGCTTGGATGCTCACTACGTTAATCACGATAAGGCCCTCTTTTACAGCAATGCAGCAGGTGTACCGTTTACCGCTACGTATATTCAAGCCAAGGGTGATCCAATTGCGGATCTGTACGAGGACATTGCAGCAGAAGAGAAAGCCCGGGCTACATATCAATGGTTGATCGACCTGACCGATGACGTGGATCTGCAGGATAGTCTGAAGTTTCTAAGGGAACGCGAGATTGTGCATTCCTTGCGTTTTCGGGAGGCTGTAGAGATCCTGAAAGACGATCGGGAGACAAAGAAGATTTTCTGAACGTCTGGTATAGAAGCAGAAGTCTGGCAGTCCGATAGGGCTGCTTTTTGCTTTGAAGAAATGTAGAAGCTAGAAGAAGTGTATGTGCTGAAATGTGGATTGCTTTCAAATAAAAAGACGATCCTCTTTGGAAGAAAGAGAACCGTCCTGTTTTTTATACTTTGGCGAAGTAAGGCCTAATATTCAATTACCATGGCAACATTTTGCCACCCGGCTCCAACGGTCCAGAACAGAACTTTGTCACCACGCTGAATCTGACCGGTTGTGACCGCTCGATGTAATGCGATGAATGGACTGCTGGTTGAGGTATACCCGAACTCATCTCCGATATAGACGGCAATATCGTCACCAATGCCGACGTTCTTGGATACAGCCCGAATGTTACTAATGGATAGCTGGGAGAAGCAGGCGGCTCTGATCTCGTCTGGTCCAATTTCGTTACGTGTCAGCAAGGTACGAATGGACTCGGAAGCGGCATCCACACAGATGGAATCATCAAATGGGATGAATTTCACATGAAAGGCACCTGGATCTACACCCGTTTTGCCCAGCTTCGCCAAGCCTTCTGCAGGAAAAAGAGAATTACCATACACGCAGGTATCCGTCTGATAGATGGAATCAATGAAACCGACAGCATGTTCATCCCGCTCT
This window contains:
- a CDS encoding spore coat associated protein CotJA produces the protein MKDPQLRAYAPFVGPFDPCKPMEIRTYLVPPQLFIPFQPMGWPQYSPAEALRLGTLWPALYSPYTSKKSKERKVEADGT
- a CDS encoding hemolysin family protein; the protein is MDIHTEFHLGQLVFNLVCVFLLVFLNGVFVAAEFSLVKVRQTRLTQLQSEGNRLAGYALKVNSKLDSYLSATQFGITLTSLGLGWLGEPAISELLVEPLMFKLGVGDTGLISTVSVIIGFCIITFLHIVLGELAPKSLAIQKTDGVALFLSAPLLLFYKIFFPFIWVLNVSANALLRLAGIEPASEGEAHSEDELRILMKQSAKSGVIDKDEIKLMDNIFDFSDMLAREVMLPRTDMDCLYTHMSLEENLEIINATKHSRYPVAVEDKDEIIGFIHITDLLLAKPEQQHDLASLIRPILNVPESMEISHVLRLMQKKHSQMTLVVDEYGGTAGLLTAEEILEEIVGDLYDEFEDERPHMERSGDSFSIDGRSLIEEVHKWTGAIIEDEEVDTIGGWLFKELGGSPAKGKTRELNGYVFEVEESTRLRITRVRVYKQSVPQDMNSEEKPVE
- a CDS encoding HD-GYP domain-containing protein, which codes for MRLVHINLLQPGMKLGKRIYSEEGLVLLSEDVELTSRLIGRLKDLGVGYVYIKDAATEDIIVPDMLQEETRRKALVEIKQQFQSMSGMKTKNRIPHFGKALSGVMNTILEDIGSQKEAMIMLMDMNSSDFDLYNHSLNVCVYTLVLGVASGYTRQQLMEIGLGALLHDIGKTQITPEILHKPSRLSDEEFKIIQQHTTYGHRILKDEPGIPLLSAHCALQHHERIDGSGYPFGLKDKEIHEYAKWIALADSYDAMTTNRVYKQALLPHQAVEVLYTGSGTLYEQRMLEKFRDCVAIYPLGISVKLSTGEVGVVASIHSRVPQRPLIRVIKDADGQTLSSPYEINLSTALSVMITGVEGVEDIPSAAQSEQVES
- a CDS encoding 5'-nucleotidase C-terminal domain-containing protein produces the protein MSTREKQTLTILHTNDIHSHFGSMSTIAAMINEERDQGGNFLVLDIGDHMDRMAVETEGTLGTANVDVINLTGYDAITIGNNEGLTFTPDQLSQSYAGLLCPVVCGNVVEQDTGLAPVWMKPSLIVEKGPFRVGLLGATAPFTTFYELLGWDVLDPVESLRAQVEALRDEVDVVVILSHLGLSTDRRLAEQITGIDVILGGHTHHVLEEPLVIGQTVLGGAGKFGQWLGKVVLERTSVGEPFQLVSSGCMAAKSILLDDQVALAIATNRTEAERTLNQTAVITDRVLPIAYDRESPFATLLAQAVRQFTGAQLSLVNAGQLLGELPQGNITKGMLHSLCPSPINACTICLSGSHIREALEQSLLDEFSGKPIVGFGFRGHILGTLCMDGMEVQYNPDAPAYEKIQAISINGEPMDEQCEYIVGTLDMFTFNVGYPPLAHATRTLYHLPEFIRDLLETEIKRPGALDDSLRARWCQS
- a CDS encoding spore coat protein CotJB, which gives rise to MEPEAPKACDAKYYELLEELQALDFVLVELNLYLDTHPGDFQSIEQYNKFSQERMRVAHEFQQLYGPLMNFGHAFSKYPWEWSQTPWPWQV
- the yfkAB gene encoding radical SAM/CxCxxxxC motif protein YfkAB, giving the protein MTMLNSGSVQPMPLSPTNDPWDPIGSLRTYGRHVLTSVEMTVTHLCNMRCEHCAVGDMLTMREAPALPLPLMLKRLDEVEHLQTISLTGGEPSFSQKTVDEMIIPLLKYAKERGIRSQINSNLTLDISRYEQLLPYLDVMHISFNYLNADDFHQVGFANSGRPVKREVAVKMYEKMIENSRKLSEAGMFISAESMINFRTHDKLDGIHQLIREMGCVRHEVHPMYNSNFASSLPVLSLDHMRAAIHRLLDVRDKDMWMLFGTLPFFACSAAEQDRELINRLYSEPNVTVRNDPDGRNRVNVNMFTGNVYVTDFADIPAFGNIRDRKLDDVFHEWSAEHPLNQTVNCHCDIASCCGPNLLVADMYYKGVDFKSRKAITR
- a CDS encoding manganese catalase family protein: MWVYEKKLQYPVRVSKCDPHMAKLLMEQYGGADGELAAALRYLNQRYTIPDKIIGLLNDIGTEEFAHLEMIATMIYKLTKDATVEQLEQAGLDAHYVNHDKALFYSNAAGVPFTATYIQAKGDPIADLYEDIAAEEKARATYQWLIDLTDDVDLQDSLKFLREREIVHSLRFREAVEILKDDRETKKIF
- a CDS encoding HD-GYP domain-containing protein — protein: MRVHVTDLKPGDLLKNDVYNSSGLHMLMKGSTLSEDDLSKLLQHGIEYADVEHTPSDLHSDAQTLPSDQTRLLTNLFNDTIKGTESLFQQAMEKGFIDETQVDEILFTLTEQLEKQKDVVSLLLMLDGESDYTYNHSLQVGMLAFYIAGWMGYNPEECLTVAKAGYLHDIGKSKIPSEILHKPGKLTTEEFDEMKKHTFYGYDIIKESTQDEILATVALQHHEREDGSGYPHGLRGDEIHPYARITAVADVYSAMTTNRVYQTKQELISVLCELYSLSFGQLNAEATQELIKHMLPNFIGKRVLLTTGQTGLIVMNNPADYFRPLVQTSTAFIDLAKERDIAIVEIYVQ
- a CDS encoding molybdenum cofactor biosynthesis protein MoaE, with translation MKLTIQLFAGIAERLNTSLLEFEYIGDIPTAADLKERLSLAYPEAASQIRTSFLAVNQQYAPADTILSSEDELALIPPVSGGDGTDISDEQLRSTVPEHRTEDGLFLITESTLSVEATTALVITPNHGAALTFVGTTREMTGEQRTVHLEYEAYVPMALSQMAAIGVEISDRWPGVLCAISHRIGKVDVAEISVVIAVSSPHRNDCYDASRYAIERLKQTVPIWKKEIWEDGSEWKGHQLGPWNPMEN